Proteins from one Porites lutea chromosome 3, jaPorLute2.1, whole genome shotgun sequence genomic window:
- the LOC140930842 gene encoding creatine kinase M-type-like isoform X1, translated as MDYLPNRRLLGIVALGCGVYVAREMYVMYYMKPWNREEHGYERPPPDGNFPDLRLHNNLMANHLTPDLYNSLRNKITEKGFTLDKAIQVGVDNPGVPWQRASGIVAGDRESYEMFAPLFDEIIREYHGHRKTDFHSRDLDSRKIVGGKLSSAYVLSVRLHTRRSIQGYSLPAGCCRSERRNLEDLIRLVFKRLGGEWRQGEFEGEYKSLSDFPDPSLGSLNVSTHPTSPIITCSGRARDWPESRGIYRNKDITFVVFVNEDDHVQFRCFDKGGNVQGVFDKLIRGIAAFERELKKSGEEFMWDDHLGYIVSDPIYLGTALDVRVRVKLHHLSTDPRLRWILTAYKLERRRAGLSEGDLLSGVMFIHSSRTLGVSEVHSVQRLCDGVNRLIEIERMLERGEDIEDALPTAPVPRSEFKFGV; from the exons ATGGATTACCTTCCCAATCGGCGTCTTCTTGGGATTGTGGCGTTAGGTTGCGGCGTGTATGTAGCTAGAGAGATGTACGTGATGTATTACATGAAACCTTGGAACAGGGAAGAACACGGTTATGAGAGACCACCACCAGATGGCAATTTTCCGGATCTGCGCCTTCACAATAATTTGATGGCAAATCACCTCACTCCAGATCTTTACAATTCACTAAG GAACAAGATTACCGAAAAAGGGTTCACCCTCGATAAAGCCATTCAGGTTGGAGTGGACAACCCTGGAGTTCCATGGCAACGGGCATCCGGGATAGTAGCAGGAGACAGAGAGTCTTACGAAATGTTTGCTCCACTATTTGACGAAATCATTCGAGAATACCACGGACACCGAAAGACCGATTTTCATTCTAGAGACTTGGACAGCCGCAAGATTGTGGGCGGCAAACTTAGCAGTGCCTACGTACTTTCGGTACGATTGCACACGAGGCGGTCGATTCAGGGATATAGTTTACCGGCTGGATGTTGCCGAAGTGAGAGAAGGAACCTCGAGGACCTCATTCGATTGGTGTTCAAGCGATTGGGAGGTGAGTGGCGGCAAG GCGAGTTCGAGGGTGAATATAAAAGCCTCTCCGATTTTCCTGACCCTAGCCTTGGATCACTCAACGTTTCCACTCATCCCACGTCACCAATCATCACGTGTTCAGGCCGTGCACGTGATTGGCCCGAGTCACGTGGTATATACCGAAACAAAGACATTACTTTCGTTGTTTTTGTCAATGAAGACGATCACGTGCAATTCAGGTGCTTCGATAAAGGTGGGAACGTGCAAGGCGTGTTTGACAAGTTAATCCGGGGAATTGCAGCGTTTGAGCGAGAGCTTAAGAAGTCTGGGGAAGAGTTCATGTGGGATGATCACCTTGGTTACATCGTTTCGGACCCAATTTACCTCGGTACTGCACTGGACGTTAGAGTAAGAGTCAAACTGCATCACCTTTCTACG GATCCAAGGCTAAGATGGATTCTCACGGCGTACAAACTTGAGAGGAGACGAGCAG ggcTCTCTGAAGGGGACCTTCTCTCTGGAGTAATGTTTATTCATAGTTCGCGAACTCTTGGTGTTTCCGag GTACATTCTGTTCAGCGCTTGTGTGATGGAGTTAATCGTCTAATAGAGATAGAGCGCATGCTGGAACGGGGAGAAGACATTGAAGATGCCTTGCCAACGGCCCCGGTACCTCGTAGCGAATTCAAATTCGGTGTATAG
- the LOC140930842 gene encoding creatine kinase M-type-like isoform X2: MDYLPNRRLLGIVALGCGVYVAREMYVMYYMKPWNREEHGYERPPPDGNFPDLRLHNNLMANHLTPDLYNSLRNKITEKGFTLDKAIQVGVDNPGVPWQRASGIVAGDRESYEMFAPLFDEIIREYHGHRKTDFHSRDLDSRKIVGGKLSSAYVLSVRLHTRRSIQGYSLPAGCCRSERRNLEDLIRLVFKRLGGEFEGEYKSLSDFPDPSLGSLNVSTHPTSPIITCSGRARDWPESRGIYRNKDITFVVFVNEDDHVQFRCFDKGGNVQGVFDKLIRGIAAFERELKKSGEEFMWDDHLGYIVSDPIYLGTALDVRVRVKLHHLSTDPRLRWILTAYKLERRRAGLSEGDLLSGVMFIHSSRTLGVSEVHSVQRLCDGVNRLIEIERMLERGEDIEDALPTAPVPRSEFKFGV; this comes from the exons ATGGATTACCTTCCCAATCGGCGTCTTCTTGGGATTGTGGCGTTAGGTTGCGGCGTGTATGTAGCTAGAGAGATGTACGTGATGTATTACATGAAACCTTGGAACAGGGAAGAACACGGTTATGAGAGACCACCACCAGATGGCAATTTTCCGGATCTGCGCCTTCACAATAATTTGATGGCAAATCACCTCACTCCAGATCTTTACAATTCACTAAG GAACAAGATTACCGAAAAAGGGTTCACCCTCGATAAAGCCATTCAGGTTGGAGTGGACAACCCTGGAGTTCCATGGCAACGGGCATCCGGGATAGTAGCAGGAGACAGAGAGTCTTACGAAATGTTTGCTCCACTATTTGACGAAATCATTCGAGAATACCACGGACACCGAAAGACCGATTTTCATTCTAGAGACTTGGACAGCCGCAAGATTGTGGGCGGCAAACTTAGCAGTGCCTACGTACTTTCGGTACGATTGCACACGAGGCGGTCGATTCAGGGATATAGTTTACCGGCTGGATGTTGCCGAAGTGAGAGAAGGAACCTCGAGGACCTCATTCGATTGGTGTTCAAGCGATTGGGAG GCGAGTTCGAGGGTGAATATAAAAGCCTCTCCGATTTTCCTGACCCTAGCCTTGGATCACTCAACGTTTCCACTCATCCCACGTCACCAATCATCACGTGTTCAGGCCGTGCACGTGATTGGCCCGAGTCACGTGGTATATACCGAAACAAAGACATTACTTTCGTTGTTTTTGTCAATGAAGACGATCACGTGCAATTCAGGTGCTTCGATAAAGGTGGGAACGTGCAAGGCGTGTTTGACAAGTTAATCCGGGGAATTGCAGCGTTTGAGCGAGAGCTTAAGAAGTCTGGGGAAGAGTTCATGTGGGATGATCACCTTGGTTACATCGTTTCGGACCCAATTTACCTCGGTACTGCACTGGACGTTAGAGTAAGAGTCAAACTGCATCACCTTTCTACG GATCCAAGGCTAAGATGGATTCTCACGGCGTACAAACTTGAGAGGAGACGAGCAG ggcTCTCTGAAGGGGACCTTCTCTCTGGAGTAATGTTTATTCATAGTTCGCGAACTCTTGGTGTTTCCGag GTACATTCTGTTCAGCGCTTGTGTGATGGAGTTAATCGTCTAATAGAGATAGAGCGCATGCTGGAACGGGGAGAAGACATTGAAGATGCCTTGCCAACGGCCCCGGTACCTCGTAGCGAATTCAAATTCGGTGTATAG
- the LOC140929557 gene encoding protein FAM124A-like, which produces MPWYDDDENFEQEPLYKPLFQAGPCTDFREKNPYMCTLEIRIPYEQEQKLKSLYSPLLQWIDPAFQLIQIYQQHKGAVVLSHEHDHLTNITEDTYTSEHLTTQSLSVVLFLREETKYQLNARFAKDYLECPPWVFHHKIELASRTTLRSVARQDYYESSPDLPLWTVCSVHYGNEQLRFNIFVRDFKEMKEFYSVLTGTEPSACKPGFCTFDLYSQPGLDIKLSLKYSPCLQPYPPKQSLLKFNVPYILDIKERLNLILTPYGNNTWLTHDPDGNDIVLSRRETEWCDDCLGEEQFTEVSDSGQWSETPSEDSSWEMCSVTDSEDFSCESGCDSLSDCGWITV; this is translated from the coding sequence ATGCCTTGGtacgatgatgatgaaaattttGAGCAGGAACCTCTTTACAAACCACTGTTTCAAGCTGGGCCTTGCACGGATTTTCGAGAAAAGAACCCTTATATGTGCACCCTAGAGATAAGGATCCCTTATGAGCAGGAACAGAAATTGAAATCACTCTACAGCCCCTTGCTACAATGGATCGACCCCGCATTCCAGCTGATTCAAATCTACCAACAGCACAAAGGTGCCGTTGTTTTGTCGCACGAACATGATCACCTGACAAATATAACGGAAGACACGTACACCAGTGAGCATTTAACCACTCAGTCGCTGAGCGTTGTGTTGTTTTTACGCGAGGAGACAAAGTATCAACTCAACGCTCGATTTGCAAAAGACTACTTAGAATGCCCTCCTTGGGTTTTCCACCATAAGATCGAACTGGCCAGCCGCACAACCTTGCGCTCTGTTGCTCGGCAAGATTATTACGAGTCTTCCCCAGACCTCCCTCTCTGGACCGTTTGCTCAGTTCACTACGGAAACGAGCAACTGAGATTTAATATTTTCGTGAGAgattttaaagaaatgaaagaattttACAGTGTGCTAACAGGAACTGAACCAAGTGCATGCAAACCAGGATTCTGCACATTTGATCTTTATTCTCAGCCTGGGCTAGATATAAAGCTTTCTTTGAAGTACTCGCCTTGTTTGCAGCCTTATCCGCCAAAGCAAAGCCTGCTTAAGTTTAATGTACCTTACATTCTCGACATTAAAGAGAGGCTCAACCTAATTTTGACGCCATACGGGAACAATACGTGGCTGACACATGATCCCGATGGTAACGATATCGTTTTGTCTCGTCGCGAAACTGAATGGTGTGATGATTGTCTCGGCGAGGAACagtttacagaggtgtctgacAGTGGACAGTGGAGCGAGACACCCAGTGAGGACTCTTCGTGGGAGATGTGCAGTGTTACGGACAGTGAAGATTTCTCGTGCGAGAGCGGCTGTGACTCTCTCTCGGACTGTGGCTGGATAACCGtttaa